The following proteins are encoded in a genomic region of Gossypium hirsutum isolate 1008001.06 chromosome D05, Gossypium_hirsutum_v2.1, whole genome shotgun sequence:
- the LOC107906495 gene encoding uncharacterized protein, producing MSNCNMTRFRAVHCKAMVPWSMSRRWRNGCQRTLSNSTTHFSQNTSLTVHAPTSIVLAVNLTPFDAPQRSDEWFALRRNKLTTSTFSTALGFWKGKRRSELWHEKVFASETQVLESSKRCAMEWGVLNEVAAIERYRSITGREVSSLGFAIHSKEKFDWLGASPDGLLGCFPGGGILEVKCPYNKDKPETALPWSTMPFYYMPQVQGQMEIMDREWVDLYCWTQNGSTIFRVHRERNYWDLIHSILWEFWWGNVIPAREALSLGKEEDAKTYDPSSTHKQTGLAISKSIKLASEAKMFCREIAGHIEFYR from the coding sequence ATGAGCAATTGCAACATGACTAGATTTCGTGCTGTTCACTGTAAAGCTATGGTTCCCTGGTCCATGAGCAGAAGGTGGAGAAATGGATGTCAAAGAACCCTTTCCAACAGCACTACACATTTCTCTCAAAACACTTCACTTACTGTCCATGCCCCAACATCGATAGTTCTGGCTGTGAACCTTACCCCATTTGATGCACCTCAACGTTCAGATGAATGGTTTGCCCTTCGTAGGAACAAGCTGACCACAAGCACCTTCAGTACTGCTTTGGGTTTTTGGAAAGGAAAGCGCCGCTCTGAACTCTGGCACGAAAAAGTTTTCGCATCGGAAACACAAGTTCTCGAATCTTCTAAAAGGTGTGCTATGGAGTGGGGTGTGCTCAATGAAGTAGCTGCTATTGAGAGGTACAGAAGTATCACAGGTCGTGAGGTTAGCTCTTTAGGATTTGCTATCCATTCAAAGGAGAAGTTTGACTGGCTTGGTGCGTCACCGGATGGTCTTCTTGGTTGCTTTCCTGGAGGTGGCATCCTGGAAGTGAAGTGTCCTTACAACAAAGACAAACCCGAAACTGCTCTGCCATGGTCAACCATGCCATTCTATTACATGCCTCAGGTTCAGGGTCAAATGGAGATAATGGACCGAGAATGGGTTGATTTGTATTGCTGGACACAAAATGGAAGTACGATATTCCGCGTGCATAGAGAACGTAATTATTGGGATCTTATACACAGCATTCTGTGGGAATTTTGGTGGGGAAACGTAATTCCTGCTAGGGAGGCCTTATCACTGGGCAAGGAGGAGGATGCCAAGACATATGATCCTTCATCCACACACAAGCAAACAGGGCTTGCAATTTCTAAGAGCATAAAATTAGCTAGTGAAGCAAAGATGTTCTGTAGGGAGATTGCAGGTCATATTGAATTTTATAGATGA
- the LOC107906496 gene encoding aromatic aminotransferase ISS1 isoform X1, with amino-acid sequence MGSYGMLARRIVETEMPIMVQIQQLIRGAKNAVSLAQGVVYWKPPKQALDKVKALVEDPSVSCYGADEGLPELREALIRKLRQENNLQRSSVMVTAGANQAFVNLVLTLCDAGDSVVMFAPYYFNAYMSFQMTGVTKILVGPGYPKTLYPDADWLERTLLETKPVPKLVTVVNPGNPSGTYIPEPLLKRISDICKNAGCWLVVDNTYEYFMYDGLKHSCVEGDHIVNIFSFSKAYGMMGWRVGYIAYPTKVEGLATQLLKVQDNIPICASLISQQLALHSLELGPEWVREQVKDLVKNREIVIEALSPLGEGAVLGGEGAIYLWATLPEKCMDDVKVVHWLAHRHGVVAIPGSACGSPGHLRISFGGLMENDCRAAAQRLKTGLEELVKHGLVQ; translated from the exons ATGGGTTCTTATGGAATGCTTGCCAGAAGGATTGTGGAGACTGAAATGCCAATCATGGTTCAG ATACAGCAATTGATCCGAGGAGCGAAAAATGCTGTGTCACTTGCGCAG GGAGTGGTTTACTGGAAACCACCCAAACAGGCTTTGGATAAGGTTAAAGCACTTGTAGAGGATCCTTCAGTTAGTTGTTATGGTGCTGATGAAGGTCTTCCTGAACTTAGAGAAGCATTGATAAGAAAG TTACGTCAGGAGAACAATTTGCAGAGGTCTTCGGTGATGGTCACTGCAGGAGCAAATCAG GCATTTGTGAATCTTGTTCTAACACTGTGTGATGCGGGGGATTCGGTTGTCATGTTTGCTCCATACTATTTCAATGCCTACATGTCCTTCCAGATGACAGGTGTCACTAAGATATTAGTAGGTCCTGGTTATCCAAAGACTCTTTATCCAGATGCAG ACTGGTTGGAAAGGACATTGCTGGAAACCAAGCCTGTCCCAAAGCTTGTTACTGTTGTTAATCCTGGCAACCCATCTGGAACCTACATTCCCGAGCCGCTACTTAAG AGGATCTCAGATATATGCAAAAATGCTGGTTGCTGGCTGGTTGTAGATAATACATATGA GTATTTTATGTATGATGGTCTGAAACACTCGTGCGTGGAAGGAGATCACATAGTCAACATCTTTTCTTTCTCCAAAGCCTATGGAATGATGGGATGGCGCGTTGGATAT ATTGCATACCCCACAAAAGTGGAGGGCCTTGCAACTCAACTTCTCAAGGTTCAAGACAACATACCAATCTGCGCTTCGTTAATTTCTCAGCAACTAGCTCTTCACTCGTTAGAATTGGGACCTGAATGGGTTCGCGAACAAGTCAAAGATCTCGTGAAGAATCGAGAAATAGTTATAGAAGCACTGTCACCATTGGGTGAAGGTGCTGTGCTGGGTGGAGAAGGTGCAATTTACTTATGGGCGACGCTACCAGAGAAATGCATGGATGATGTGAAGGTGGTTCACTGGCTTGCTCACAGGCATGGGGTGGTTGCGATCCCAGGGAGTGCATGTGGGTCCCCGGGGCATTTGAGGATTTCCTTTGGTGGGCTCATGGAAAATGACTGTAGAGCAGCTGCACAGAGGCTGAAGACAGGATTAGAAGAATTGGTAAAACATGGATTGGTGCAGTAA
- the LOC107906496 gene encoding aromatic aminotransferase ISS1 isoform X2 — protein MGSYGMLARRIVETEMPIMVQIQQLIRGAKNAVSLAQGVVYWKPPKQALDKVKALVEDPSVSCYGADEGLPELREALIRKLRQENNLQRSSVMVTAGANQAFVNLVLTLCDAGDSVVMFAPYYFNAYMSFQMTGVTKILVGPGYPKTLYPDADWLERTLLETKPVPKLVTVVNPGNPSGTYIPEPLLKRISDICKNAGCWLVVDNTYEYFMYDGLKHSCVEGDHIVNIFSFSKAYGMMGWRVGYQLALHSLELGPEWVREQVKDLVKNREIVIEALSPLGEGAVLGGEGAIYLWATLPEKCMDDVKVVHWLAHRHGVVAIPGSACGSPGHLRISFGGLMENDCRAAAQRLKTGLEELVKHGLVQ, from the exons ATGGGTTCTTATGGAATGCTTGCCAGAAGGATTGTGGAGACTGAAATGCCAATCATGGTTCAG ATACAGCAATTGATCCGAGGAGCGAAAAATGCTGTGTCACTTGCGCAG GGAGTGGTTTACTGGAAACCACCCAAACAGGCTTTGGATAAGGTTAAAGCACTTGTAGAGGATCCTTCAGTTAGTTGTTATGGTGCTGATGAAGGTCTTCCTGAACTTAGAGAAGCATTGATAAGAAAG TTACGTCAGGAGAACAATTTGCAGAGGTCTTCGGTGATGGTCACTGCAGGAGCAAATCAG GCATTTGTGAATCTTGTTCTAACACTGTGTGATGCGGGGGATTCGGTTGTCATGTTTGCTCCATACTATTTCAATGCCTACATGTCCTTCCAGATGACAGGTGTCACTAAGATATTAGTAGGTCCTGGTTATCCAAAGACTCTTTATCCAGATGCAG ACTGGTTGGAAAGGACATTGCTGGAAACCAAGCCTGTCCCAAAGCTTGTTACTGTTGTTAATCCTGGCAACCCATCTGGAACCTACATTCCCGAGCCGCTACTTAAG AGGATCTCAGATATATGCAAAAATGCTGGTTGCTGGCTGGTTGTAGATAATACATATGA GTATTTTATGTATGATGGTCTGAAACACTCGTGCGTGGAAGGAGATCACATAGTCAACATCTTTTCTTTCTCCAAAGCCTATGGAATGATGGGATGGCGCGTTGGATAT CAACTAGCTCTTCACTCGTTAGAATTGGGACCTGAATGGGTTCGCGAACAAGTCAAAGATCTCGTGAAGAATCGAGAAATAGTTATAGAAGCACTGTCACCATTGGGTGAAGGTGCTGTGCTGGGTGGAGAAGGTGCAATTTACTTATGGGCGACGCTACCAGAGAAATGCATGGATGATGTGAAGGTGGTTCACTGGCTTGCTCACAGGCATGGGGTGGTTGCGATCCCAGGGAGTGCATGTGGGTCCCCGGGGCATTTGAGGATTTCCTTTGGTGGGCTCATGGAAAATGACTGTAGAGCAGCTGCACAGAGGCTGAAGACAGGATTAGAAGAATTGGTAAAACATGGATTGGTGCAGTAA